One genomic window of Campylobacter fetus subsp. fetus includes the following:
- the ftsH gene encoding ATP-dependent zinc metalloprotease FtsH, producing the protein MENNENKNGQNNNNGNFFNKNPIMVFAIFAIIIVVVFRSFNPDGMNEFGDSTSSKNITYSELKQLIKSKQINNVVIGQTTIKATGNGVTYVAKKVNDQTLVPLLESEGVSYGAYNETNWLSDMLFSWVIPIFIFFGIWMFLASRMQKNMGGGILGMGSSKKLVNSERPKVKFNDVAGVEEAKEEVKEIVDFLKNPDRYIRLGAKIPKGVLLVGPPGTGKTLLAKAVAGEADVPFFSVSGSSFIEMFVGVGASRVRDLFENAKKEAPAIVFIDEIDAIGKSRAAGAMMGGNDEREQTLNQLLAEMDGFDSDKSPVIVLAATNRPEVLDAALLRPGRFDRQVLVDKPDFKGRVDILKVHSKEVKLANNVNMDDIGRLTAGLAGADLANIINEAALLAGRASKEYIEQQDLIEAVERAIAGLEKKSRRINPKEKKIVTYHECGHALIAETTKGADKVTKVSVIPRGIAALGYTLNAPEENKFLMQKHELIAKVDVLLGGRAAEHVFIKEISTGASNDLERATDIIKAMVSMYGMTDVAGLMVLEKQRNVFLNGGQTLKDYSDDMAHKLDEYVKNFLNERFNAVVATLELYRGAIEKMVDSLYEEETIEGSKVREIIRSYEEENNIPSRLIVEEDGNSDIKKAKDKE; encoded by the coding sequence ATGGAAAATAATGAGAATAAAAACGGGCAAAATAATAATAACGGAAACTTTTTTAACAAAAATCCTATTATGGTTTTTGCGATTTTTGCAATAATAATAGTTGTCGTATTTAGAAGTTTTAACCCAGACGGTATGAACGAATTCGGAGATAGTACTAGTTCTAAAAATATTACATATTCGGAGTTAAAACAGCTTATAAAATCAAAGCAGATAAATAATGTAGTAATAGGACAGACTACTATAAAAGCCACCGGAAATGGTGTAACTTATGTAGCAAAGAAAGTAAATGACCAGACGCTTGTTCCGCTTCTTGAGAGTGAAGGAGTAAGCTACGGAGCTTATAATGAGACAAACTGGCTTAGCGATATGCTGTTTTCATGGGTAATTCCTATATTTATATTTTTTGGAATTTGGATGTTTCTTGCTAGCAGAATGCAAAAAAATATGGGCGGTGGAATACTTGGAATGGGTAGCAGTAAAAAGCTTGTAAACAGCGAGAGACCAAAGGTTAAATTTAATGATGTAGCCGGAGTCGAAGAGGCAAAAGAAGAGGTTAAAGAAATAGTTGATTTCTTAAAAAATCCAGATAGATATATAAGACTTGGTGCAAAAATTCCTAAAGGCGTACTTTTAGTAGGACCTCCAGGAACCGGTAAAACTCTTCTTGCAAAAGCGGTTGCCGGTGAAGCTGATGTTCCTTTTTTCTCAGTTTCTGGATCAAGCTTTATAGAGATGTTTGTAGGAGTTGGAGCTAGTAGAGTCAGAGATTTATTTGAAAATGCGAAAAAAGAAGCTCCTGCTATCGTATTTATAGATGAAATAGATGCTATAGGAAAAAGCAGAGCAGCTGGAGCCATGATGGGCGGGAATGACGAGAGAGAGCAAACTCTAAATCAACTTTTGGCTGAGATGGATGGATTTGATAGTGATAAAAGTCCGGTTATAGTTTTAGCAGCTACAAACAGACCTGAGGTTTTAGATGCCGCTCTCCTTCGTCCAGGACGTTTCGATAGACAAGTTTTAGTTGATAAACCTGATTTTAAAGGTCGTGTGGATATATTAAAGGTTCATAGTAAAGAGGTAAAACTTGCTAATAACGTAAATATGGATGATATAGGTCGTTTAACTGCTGGACTTGCAGGCGCTGATCTAGCAAATATCATAAATGAAGCAGCCCTTTTAGCAGGTCGTGCTAGCAAAGAGTATATTGAACAACAAGATCTTATAGAAGCCGTTGAGAGAGCTATCGCGGGACTTGAGAAAAAATCTCGCCGTATAAATCCAAAAGAGAAAAAGATAGTTACTTATCATGAGTGCGGTCACGCTCTTATCGCTGAAACTACAAAAGGTGCAGATAAAGTTACTAAAGTTTCGGTTATACCAAGGGGAATTGCAGCTCTTGGATATACGCTAAATGCTCCAGAAGAGAATAAATTTTTAATGCAAAAACACGAGCTTATCGCAAAAGTTGATGTTCTTTTAGGAGGTCGCGCGGCAGAGCATGTGTTTATAAAAGAGATAAGTACGGGAGCTAGCAATGATCTAGAGCGAGCAACAGATATCATAAAAGCTATGGTTTCTATGTATGGAATGACAGATGTTGCAGGTCTTATGGTGCTTGAAAAGCAAAGAAACGTATTTTTAAATGGTGGGCAAACTTTAAAAGATTATAGCGATGATATGGCCCATAAACTAGATGAGTATGTAAAAAACTTTTTAAATGAAAGATTTAATGCCGTAGTGGCCACTCTTGAGCTTTATCGCGGAGCTATAGAAAAGATGGTTGATTCTTTATACGAAGAAGAGACTATAGAAGGCTCAAAGGTTAGAGAGATTATCAGAAGTTATGAAGAAGAAAACAATATTCCAAGCCGTTTAATAGTCGAAGAAGACGGTAATAGCGATATAAAAAAAGCAAAAGATAAGGAATAG
- a CDS encoding phosphatidylserine decarboxylase: MDNLRVISKYGYCSIGLFGVIFLLSLLFDTFIFLSAILLIFVVFIYRNPERLPNVESMDAILSPIDGVIEDIRKSSYNGVLYTEVVIKNSIFDSGVLRAVANLKVDEIKSKNGLNLATTSLDKNLLNNRIAYICSVGDKQVIIRINSGAMSRKIHLEKTKELKAGRRFGFILDGRVSLFLPLTTKLNVSVGNRVKAADLIGFLEE, translated from the coding sequence ATGGATAATTTAAGAGTGATAAGTAAGTATGGATATTGCAGTATCGGTTTGTTTGGAGTCATATTTCTATTATCACTCTTATTTGATACTTTTATATTTCTATCTGCTATTTTGCTGATTTTTGTAGTGTTTATATATAGAAACCCAGAAAGACTTCCTAATGTGGAGAGTATGGACGCCATATTATCTCCTATAGACGGCGTTATCGAAGATATAAGAAAAAGTAGTTATAATGGTGTTTTATATACCGAAGTTGTTATAAAAAACTCTATTTTTGATTCTGGAGTATTGCGAGCTGTAGCAAATTTAAAAGTCGATGAGATTAAATCTAAAAACGGTCTAAATCTAGCGACAACTAGCTTAGATAAAAATCTATTAAATAATAGAATAGCTTATATATGCTCTGTTGGAGATAAGCAAGTTATCATAAGAATCAACTCCGGCGCAATGAGTAGAAAAATACATCTTGAAAAAACAAAAGAGTTAAAAGCCGGTAGAAGATTTGGGTTTATTTTAGATGGAAGGGTAAGCTTATTTTTACCTCTTACTACAAAATTAAATGTTTCGGTTGGTAACAGAGTAAAAGCAGCTGATTTAATAGGCTTTTTAGAGGAATAA